From the Verrucomicrobiota bacterium genome, one window contains:
- a CDS encoding autotransporter outer membrane beta-barrel domain-containing protein translates to MKVLRRNIFARLAKPPGLAAGLLALASVTGFAQIPFLTVTTATPVINRFLAYPYSYNELQVATPLAGVVTLAPASPLAADIRAAILADVATGTPAALAAGTPNFSIVNFPRALDALSANQYTMLRFVEIKSTENFFNNIDAHLAEIRLGTQGFSTAATTYTQPAPTTGYSKEGKGEEGKQPVTAPPPPPAEPKFSVWVTGIGNIGTLDTGGGAGIDRTAADFDFYGGGVIGGIDYKVVPKFAIGLAAGYEYTHISPKEVFGSAHTQQVNGELYATYGGPVGFYVNGIAGGGYSWNDVHRDVFGTQAFSAPQAADVNTHGEAGYQIRLSDNLGITPFGQISYDHLWNSGAAEQGSVANLDVHHGTADSLRSVAGGKLVFLFNFLGLRLTNTIWGGWEHEFLKPYYSVNASFRGFEGLGSFETRSARFGHESFTGGVGASFGLITNVSVNFNYDVQANDSFTDHFFNLGLIYKF, encoded by the coding sequence ATGAAAGTATTACGTCGAAACATCTTCGCACGGTTAGCCAAGCCCCCTGGGTTAGCTGCTGGTTTACTTGCACTCGCTTCGGTCACTGGTTTCGCCCAGATTCCATTTCTGACCGTTACTACCGCCACTCCTGTCATTAACCGGTTTCTGGCATACCCGTACTCATACAATGAATTACAGGTTGCAACGCCGTTAGCCGGGGTGGTCACTCTCGCCCCTGCGTCCCCCCTGGCGGCGGATATCAGGGCCGCCATTCTTGCTGACGTCGCGACCGGCACGCCGGCTGCGCTGGCGGCGGGTACCCCGAATTTCAGCATCGTAAACTTCCCTCGCGCGTTGGATGCGCTCTCTGCTAACCAGTACACGATGCTGCGTTTCGTGGAAATCAAGAGCACGGAAAACTTCTTCAACAATATCGATGCTCACCTGGCCGAGATCCGGTTGGGCACGCAGGGGTTTTCCACCGCCGCCACGACGTACACCCAACCGGCGCCCACGACCGGCTACTCGAAAGAGGGTAAAGGCGAAGAAGGTAAACAGCCTGTGACCGCACCGCCGCCCCCGCCTGCGGAACCGAAATTCAGTGTTTGGGTAACCGGCATCGGCAACATTGGAACGCTGGACACCGGCGGAGGCGCCGGGATCGATCGTACGGCGGCCGACTTTGACTTCTACGGCGGTGGCGTGATCGGCGGCATCGATTACAAGGTCGTGCCGAAATTCGCGATCGGCCTCGCTGCGGGCTACGAATACACGCACATCAGCCCGAAAGAAGTTTTCGGCAGCGCCCACACCCAACAGGTTAACGGTGAGCTTTACGCCACCTACGGCGGCCCCGTGGGTTTCTACGTGAATGGAATCGCCGGCGGAGGCTATAGCTGGAACGACGTCCACCGCGACGTTTTCGGCACGCAGGCGTTCAGCGCGCCGCAGGCGGCCGACGTCAACACGCACGGCGAGGCCGGCTACCAGATCAGGCTCAGCGACAATCTGGGGATCACGCCTTTCGGCCAGATTTCGTATGACCATCTCTGGAATTCCGGCGCGGCCGAACAGGGGTCAGTCGCCAATCTGGATGTTCACCACGGCACTGCCGACAGTTTAAGGAGCGTCGCGGGCGGGAAGCTCGTCTTCCTGTTTAACTTCCTCGGGCTGCGTCTGACCAATACAATCTGGGGGGGCTGGGAACATGAGTTCCTGAAGCCATACTACAGCGTGAATGCGTCCTTCCGCGGCTTCGAAGGACTTGGTTCCTTCGAGACCCGAAGCGCTCGCTTCGGTCACGAGAGCTTCACGGGCGGCGTCGGTGCAAGCTTTGGTCTGATCACGAACGTCTCAGTTAATTTCAACTACGACGTTCAGGCGAATGATTCGTTCACGGATCATTTCTTCAACCTGGGGTTGATCTACAAATTCTAA
- a CDS encoding acetoacetate--CoA ligase has product MASLSARSPLWLPDRTRATHLTRFMAWLARDQGAQFATYQQLYEWSIAHPDRFWSAIARYFHVRFGAAPAGILEAGHKAMNAVWFPGATLNFAEHLLRFSPDENSVDPGRTAVVFRSESRVSSVEISRRELCEQVAAVAGRFRSLGLEAGDRVAAYLPNRPETLVAFLAAASLGAIWSVVPVELSSHGVLDRFTQIQPKLLVTTAAYRYDGKFYDRRESIDRIVAQLPSLEAVLLIPSDPAAENRAPGDWSVPGIPGVTMISWTEATSTPARLQFTRVPFAHPLWILYSSGTTGAPKPIIHGHGGMLLEHLKALHLHLDLSAGDRFFWYTTAGWMMWNFVIAGLALGSTVVLYDGCPKFPDLNVLWRFVSEERINYFGTSAPFLMACRKEGLRPGAAFDVTRLRAIGSTGAPLPPEGFEWVYREVKSDVWLGSISGGTDVCTALVSSNPLLPVYAGQLQCRALGAPVEAWDADGRPVLDEVGELVLTGPMPCMPVGFWNDPDGQRFRDAYFDVYPGIWRHGDWIRINAADGQCIIYGRSDSTLKRGGVRMGTSEFYRVVETLPEIAEALVIDTTRLDVAGATGELLLFVALRPGARFDAVLRDKIAATLRADLSPRHVPDAIYAVPEIPHTLNGKKMEVPVKRIFEGVPLERAASLHAVANPDALRFFARLAHTAGTAK; this is encoded by the coding sequence ATGGCCTCTTTATCGGCCCGCTCCCCCTTGTGGCTACCGGATCGTACGCGCGCCACTCACCTTACGCGTTTTATGGCGTGGCTTGCGCGCGACCAGGGAGCGCAGTTTGCGACTTACCAGCAGCTGTATGAGTGGTCCATAGCCCACCCGGACCGCTTCTGGTCCGCCATTGCCCGTTACTTCCACGTACGATTCGGCGCGGCGCCGGCCGGCATCCTGGAAGCCGGCCACAAGGCGATGAATGCGGTCTGGTTCCCGGGCGCCACCCTCAATTTCGCGGAGCACCTGCTCCGGTTTTCACCGGACGAGAACTCCGTCGACCCTGGCCGGACGGCCGTCGTGTTCCGCTCGGAATCCCGGGTGAGCTCCGTAGAGATCAGCCGGCGCGAACTTTGCGAGCAGGTGGCCGCCGTGGCCGGGCGATTCCGCTCCCTTGGGCTCGAAGCGGGCGACCGTGTGGCCGCGTACCTGCCCAACCGCCCGGAAACGCTTGTTGCGTTTCTCGCGGCCGCCAGCCTCGGCGCCATCTGGTCGGTCGTGCCGGTAGAACTCTCCAGCCACGGCGTGCTCGATCGTTTCACCCAGATCCAGCCGAAGCTGCTGGTGACCACTGCGGCGTACCGTTACGACGGCAAGTTCTACGACCGGCGCGAGTCAATCGACCGCATCGTTGCCCAACTGCCTTCGCTTGAGGCCGTGCTTTTGATCCCCTCAGATCCCGCGGCTGAAAACCGGGCCCCGGGCGATTGGAGTGTTCCGGGGATCCCGGGGGTCACGATGATCTCCTGGACCGAGGCGACGTCGACCCCTGCACGCCTCCAATTCACGCGGGTCCCGTTCGCGCATCCGCTGTGGATCCTATACTCGTCCGGAACGACCGGGGCACCCAAACCCATCATCCATGGACACGGCGGCATGCTGCTCGAACACCTGAAGGCATTACACCTGCACCTCGACCTGTCTGCCGGAGACCGCTTTTTCTGGTACACCACGGCGGGCTGGATGATGTGGAACTTTGTGATCGCCGGCCTTGCCCTGGGTTCGACGGTCGTTCTTTACGACGGCTGTCCGAAGTTTCCCGACCTGAACGTGCTGTGGCGATTTGTTTCTGAAGAGAGAATCAATTACTTCGGGACGAGTGCCCCTTTTTTGATGGCCTGCCGGAAAGAGGGGCTGCGGCCCGGTGCAGCGTTCGACGTGACCCGGTTGCGGGCGATTGGGTCGACGGGCGCACCTTTGCCGCCGGAAGGGTTTGAATGGGTGTATCGGGAGGTCAAATCGGACGTCTGGCTCGGTTCGATCAGCGGCGGGACGGATGTCTGTACCGCCCTTGTTTCGAGCAACCCCTTGCTGCCGGTTTACGCCGGGCAATTGCAATGCCGCGCCCTCGGCGCCCCGGTCGAAGCCTGGGACGCAGACGGGCGGCCGGTCCTTGACGAGGTCGGCGAACTGGTGCTGACCGGCCCGATGCCGTGCATGCCGGTCGGATTCTGGAATGATCCGGACGGCCAGAGATTCCGGGACGCGTATTTTGACGTGTACCCCGGAATCTGGCGTCACGGCGATTGGATCCGGATCAACGCGGCGGACGGTCAGTGCATCATTTATGGGCGGTCGGACTCCACGCTGAAGCGCGGCGGCGTCCGGATGGGTACCAGCGAATTTTATCGCGTGGTCGAAACCCTGCCGGAAATTGCGGAAGCGCTGGTGATTGACACTACCCGCCTGGACGTGGCCGGCGCAACCGGCGAGTTGCTGCTGTTCGTGGCCTTGCGTCCGGGTGCCCGGTTCGACGCGGTGCTCCGCGACAAGATTGCGGCGACGCTCCGCGCCGATTTGTCTCCGCGCCATGTGCCGGACGCGATCTATGCCGTCCCGGAGATCCCCCATACGCTGAACGGCAAGAAGATGGAGGTGCCCGTGAAACGGATTTTTGAAGGTGTCCCGCTTGAGCGGGCCGCCAGCCTGCACGCGGTGGCCAACCCCGATGCGCTCCGGTTCTTCGCGCGCCTCGCTCACACCGCGGGCACGGCGAAGTAG
- a CDS encoding Gfo/Idh/MocA family oxidoreductase: MPQQLRWGVMSTAGIGRMQVIPAIQGSTWGRVEVLASRDIEKARSVARELGIKRVTGSYQALLEDPDVDAVYIPLPNTLHADWTIRAAAVGKAVLCEKPLATSAADAARQIEACARHGVNLMEAFMYRFHPQTRRVQELIGSGVIGQVREVRAHLSVNIMRALDAGNIRYDARLGGGALLDMGCYSVSIARMAFGSEPRRVVGRMQIDAKMGVDTSSAGLLEFATGVALISGSFATDGGDIYTIVGTDGYIEVPRGIIPGYGTRAAEGLVIIVDPDGNRHEERIAPANQYRLMADAFAESVLNRRPVPLPPEDGLNNIKVLDALARSSANNAPEPV; the protein is encoded by the coding sequence ATGCCACAACAACTAAGATGGGGTGTGATGAGCACGGCCGGCATTGGCCGGATGCAGGTGATCCCGGCGATTCAGGGCTCGACCTGGGGCAGGGTCGAGGTTCTGGCAAGCCGGGATATTGAAAAGGCGCGAAGCGTTGCGCGGGAACTCGGCATCAAACGGGTCACCGGCAGCTATCAGGCGTTGCTGGAAGATCCCGACGTAGACGCGGTGTATATTCCCCTTCCGAACACGCTGCACGCCGACTGGACCATCCGGGCGGCGGCGGTCGGCAAAGCGGTTCTTTGTGAAAAACCCCTTGCGACCTCCGCCGCTGATGCAGCGCGGCAGATCGAGGCCTGCGCCAGGCACGGCGTAAACCTCATGGAGGCGTTCATGTACCGTTTTCACCCGCAGACGCGCCGTGTGCAGGAACTCATCGGTTCCGGGGTAATCGGGCAGGTCCGCGAAGTGCGCGCGCATTTGTCCGTCAACATCATGCGAGCACTCGATGCAGGGAACATTCGTTACGACGCCCGGCTCGGGGGTGGCGCACTCCTGGACATGGGTTGCTATTCGGTAAGCATCGCCCGCATGGCGTTCGGCAGCGAACCCCGGCGCGTGGTTGGCCGGATGCAGATTGACGCAAAGATGGGCGTTGACACCAGCAGCGCCGGTCTCCTCGAGTTTGCCACCGGCGTCGCCCTGATCAGCGGCTCGTTTGCCACTGACGGAGGCGACATCTACACCATCGTTGGCACCGATGGCTACATCGAAGTGCCCCGTGGGATCATCCCCGGCTATGGCACACGCGCAGCGGAAGGTCTCGTTATCATCGTCGATCCGGACGGCAACCGACATGAAGAACGTATTGCGCCGGCGAATCAGTACCGACTTATGGCCGATGCGTTCGCGGAATCCGTGCTCAACCGGCGCCCGGTTCCGCTGCCGCCGGAAGATGGGCTGAACAACATTAAGGTTCTGGACGCGCTCGCGCGATCGTCAGCCAACAACGCCCCGGAACCGGTTTAA
- a CDS encoding sugar ABC transporter substrate-binding protein, with amino-acid sequence MKTNPTNSSPPPPETPRGLGNDCPQGLRSADDEHAVPTGSNATARRAFSAFTLRGAALACAAVLAFAGTAGVPGTALSAEGGARGKRVGYITFGLQFEYQVAMVEGIKKKAADAGLVLQIVDGKGDPNLQVTEALDAVTKQPNALLINPVDAKLIVAGVKRANEASIPVFIMENPPPEGKYLGFVDFDNEGGGAMGADELAKLIGEKGVVLETRGSIGSDQAQLRHKGFVDRIKEKYPNVEVRSLNTEWVADNAYKMVLDAFTQNPGIKGVFSHNDEMVRGVVSALRQINKLVPAGKDGHVAVVGLDGTPLAMDRIRQGTQDASVGQDPYAMGGIILNDIIAYFEGKPFDPKGRTEPVLITKENVDDPNLWGNFGRKK; translated from the coding sequence ATGAAAACGAACCCCACCAATTCATCACCACCACCGCCCGAAACTCCTCGCGGCCTCGGCAATGATTGCCCACAAGGATTACGATCGGCCGACGACGAACACGCGGTGCCTACCGGAAGCAATGCCACGGCCCGCCGTGCATTCAGTGCGTTCACCTTGCGCGGCGCCGCTTTGGCATGCGCCGCGGTGCTGGCATTCGCCGGAACAGCCGGTGTTCCCGGCACGGCATTAAGCGCCGAAGGGGGCGCCCGCGGGAAACGGGTGGGCTATATCACGTTCGGCCTGCAATTCGAGTACCAGGTCGCCATGGTGGAGGGAATCAAGAAAAAGGCGGCCGATGCCGGTCTCGTCCTGCAGATCGTTGACGGAAAAGGCGACCCGAACCTGCAGGTGACTGAGGCCCTCGACGCCGTGACCAAGCAACCTAACGCGCTGCTGATCAATCCGGTCGATGCGAAGCTCATCGTGGCCGGCGTGAAGCGAGCGAACGAAGCCAGCATTCCGGTCTTCATCATGGAAAATCCTCCGCCGGAAGGCAAATACCTGGGCTTTGTCGACTTTGACAACGAAGGCGGCGGCGCCATGGGGGCCGACGAACTGGCAAAGCTGATCGGCGAAAAAGGCGTCGTGCTCGAGACCCGAGGGTCGATCGGCTCCGACCAGGCGCAACTTCGTCACAAAGGCTTCGTCGACCGGATTAAGGAAAAATACCCCAACGTCGAAGTGCGTTCGCTGAACACGGAATGGGTTGCCGACAACGCCTACAAAATGGTGCTCGATGCATTCACCCAAAACCCCGGCATCAAAGGGGTCTTCAGTCACAATGACGAAATGGTGCGTGGGGTGGTGTCGGCCTTGCGCCAGATCAACAAGCTTGTCCCGGCCGGAAAGGATGGCCACGTCGCGGTGGTCGGCCTTGACGGCACGCCGTTAGCCATGGACCGCATCCGCCAGGGGACGCAGGACGCGTCGGTCGGCCAGGATCCGTACGCGATGGGCGGGATCATCCTGAATGACATCATCGCCTACTTCGAAGGCAAACCGTTTGATCCCAAAGGTCGAACCGAGCCGGTTCTCATCACGAAGGAAAATGTCGATGATCCGAATCTCTGGGGCAATTTCGGCAGAAAGAAGTGA
- a CDS encoding ABC transporter permease — MSTQTHAIKKDASAAYPTQRGFLGKLRTGNRAVLEAVQSLGLLTVIVIGSSLLSLATPVFFTRINIENLLYSSTIIAVVAIGEAFVILVGGIDLSVGAVLALSSVLCVGLPLQAGVPVWLATLIALGTGAAIGLINGLNVTAIKIPPLIATLAMMSAARGVAFIYSGGRNIAPVPDVFVNVQAVRFLGVPVVILFTIALGCIAHFVLSSTRFGRSIYATGGNAVAARLSGIRTNQVTLAAYVISGITAALGGLMITARLEAGAATAGVGAELTVISAVVIGGVSLLGGEGQIGGVLLGVLLLALVQNAINLLNVPPNYDYVVSGLVIAAAAALDVVRRNFAEAGLRRRSTLRKDEMRSQQKVAEPAPRTTPPTSTA, encoded by the coding sequence ATGAGCACCCAAACGCACGCGATTAAGAAGGACGCATCCGCTGCTTACCCTACTCAGCGCGGTTTCCTTGGTAAGCTCCGCACCGGTAACCGGGCCGTCCTTGAGGCGGTTCAGAGCCTGGGTCTGCTCACCGTTATCGTGATCGGAAGCAGTTTGTTGAGCCTTGCGACCCCGGTGTTTTTTACCAGGATCAACATCGAGAACCTGCTCTACTCCTCCACCATAATCGCCGTCGTGGCGATCGGGGAGGCGTTCGTCATTTTAGTGGGCGGGATTGACCTCTCGGTCGGCGCCGTGCTGGCGCTTTCGTCCGTTCTATGCGTCGGTCTTCCCCTGCAAGCGGGTGTGCCCGTCTGGCTGGCGACGCTCATCGCGCTCGGCACAGGAGCTGCGATCGGGTTGATCAACGGATTAAACGTAACCGCGATCAAGATCCCGCCGCTTATCGCCACGCTCGCGATGATGAGCGCGGCCCGCGGCGTGGCATTCATTTATTCCGGCGGCCGGAACATCGCCCCGGTGCCGGACGTGTTCGTGAACGTGCAGGCGGTACGCTTCCTCGGCGTCCCCGTGGTAATCCTGTTCACGATCGCCCTCGGATGTATCGCCCACTTCGTGCTGAGCAGCACGCGTTTCGGACGCTCGATCTACGCGACCGGCGGCAATGCGGTTGCGGCCCGCCTCTCCGGCATTCGTACAAACCAGGTCACCTTAGCCGCCTACGTGATCTCGGGGATCACGGCTGCGCTCGGCGGCCTGATGATCACTGCACGCCTGGAAGCCGGCGCGGCGACGGCCGGCGTCGGAGCCGAGTTGACGGTTATCTCCGCGGTGGTGATCGGAGGCGTCAGCTTGCTGGGCGGTGAGGGCCAGATCGGCGGCGTGCTCCTGGGGGTGCTGCTCCTGGCGCTCGTCCAAAACGCGATTAACCTGCTTAATGTGCCGCCAAACTATGATTACGTGGTCAGCGGCCTGGTGATCGCCGCAGCCGCCGCCCTTGACGTCGTCCGGCGCAACTTTGCGGAGGCGGGCCTCCGCAGGCGCTCGACCCTTCGGAAAGATGAGATGAGGTCTCAGCAGAAGGTCGCCGAGCCAGCCCCAAGAACAACCCCACCAACGTCGACGGCGTAA
- a CDS encoding sugar ABC transporter ATP-binding protein gives MAPGRPVLVARGISKSFPGVVALDNVDFEITSGEVNALVGENGAGKSTLIKVMAGYYTPDRGEILVGGKRLDQDPAAAHQAGVATIHQDHHLVPSMTVAENIMLGHWPTRFGVISRKEQTRRALQALAQVAPELSPATRAQRLSPAEGQLVEIARALSEDARMLIMDEPTTSLSPREIDRLFAVVHELKTKGLGIVFVSHWLEEVFRIADRITVLRDSRLIGSVPAAELDQERVIKMMVGRAVQEVTNSARQPGKVILEVKGLTRYGVLENISFKVHAGEIVTLAGLVGAGRSEVANCIFGIDPYDAGQVLIGGTRVAPNDPAAAIRAGIALLPEDRRRQALVGQLSVGANTTLAVLDRIAPRWIISRKREDKIVSEAKRSLAIKMASPKVRISTLSGGNQQKVVLARWLARRPSLLVLDEPTKGVDVGAKAEISELVVRLAAQGNAVLLISSELPEVLALSDRVLVMRSGRIAGELDRSSLSQERIMNYAATA, from the coding sequence TTGGCCCCGGGCCGGCCCGTGCTGGTTGCCCGGGGCATCAGTAAATCGTTTCCCGGCGTCGTGGCCCTGGACAACGTCGATTTCGAGATCACGTCCGGCGAGGTCAATGCGCTGGTCGGGGAAAACGGCGCCGGCAAGTCCACCCTGATCAAGGTCATGGCCGGTTATTACACGCCGGACCGGGGCGAAATTCTGGTCGGCGGCAAGCGCCTTGATCAGGATCCCGCGGCGGCCCACCAAGCGGGCGTGGCCACGATCCACCAGGATCACCACCTGGTTCCCAGTATGACCGTCGCAGAGAACATCATGCTTGGCCACTGGCCGACGCGGTTCGGCGTGATTTCCCGGAAAGAACAGACAAGGCGCGCCCTGCAAGCGCTCGCACAGGTGGCTCCCGAGCTCTCGCCCGCAACGCGGGCCCAGCGGCTTTCGCCCGCTGAGGGGCAACTCGTCGAAATCGCACGCGCGCTTTCGGAGGACGCGCGCATGCTGATCATGGACGAGCCGACCACCTCACTGTCGCCGCGGGAGATCGACCGGCTTTTTGCGGTCGTCCACGAGTTGAAGACCAAGGGCCTCGGCATCGTCTTCGTGTCGCACTGGCTGGAGGAGGTGTTCCGCATCGCTGACCGCATTACTGTGCTGCGCGACAGCCGGCTCATCGGGAGCGTGCCCGCGGCTGAACTCGATCAGGAACGGGTCATTAAGATGATGGTCGGCCGCGCGGTCCAGGAGGTCACCAACTCCGCCCGCCAGCCGGGCAAGGTTATTCTTGAAGTAAAGGGTCTGACCCGCTACGGCGTTCTCGAGAACATCTCGTTCAAGGTTCACGCAGGCGAAATCGTGACGCTCGCCGGCCTCGTCGGCGCCGGCCGCAGTGAAGTCGCAAATTGCATTTTTGGGATCGATCCGTACGATGCCGGTCAGGTGCTGATCGGCGGGACGAGGGTTGCGCCAAACGATCCGGCGGCCGCAATCCGGGCCGGCATCGCGTTGCTGCCTGAAGACCGCCGTCGCCAGGCGCTCGTCGGCCAACTCAGCGTGGGCGCGAACACGACCCTAGCCGTGCTGGACCGCATCGCGCCGCGCTGGATAATTTCCAGGAAGCGCGAAGACAAGATCGTGAGCGAAGCAAAACGCTCGCTCGCGATAAAGATGGCGTCGCCGAAGGTCCGGATATCGACGCTGTCGGGCGGCAACCAGCAAAAGGTTGTGCTTGCGCGCTGGCTCGCCCGCCGGCCCAGCCTCCTTGTTCTCGACGAACCGACCAAGGGCGTGGATGTCGGCGCCAAAGCGGAAATCAGTGAACTCGTCGTTCGCCTTGCCGCACAAGGTAACGCTGTCCTTCTCATCAGCTCCGAGTTGCCGGAAGTCCTGGCCCTCAGCGATCGCGTCCTGGTCATGCGGTCCGGTCGCATCGCCGGCGAACTTGACCGTTCCTCCCTGTCCCAAGAACGCATCATGAACTACGCCGCCACCGCCTAG
- a CDS encoding FAD-dependent oxidoreductase, producing MSASTSPLPDAFQRFSMALSPFRIRDVALRNRFVFQPHFTALGTWDGQPSDAHVAYHEERARGGVALIIFESQAIHPTGKMSRRFINAWDPAVIPLLRNVTDAVHAHGAKIFSQLTHGGHTSLEHPPHIMWAPTQMPEPSSHFTTKAMDEDDIRAVIEGFAVSARNAAEAGFDGIEIKVAHDGLLRSFASPFFNQRTDRYGGSFENRMRLSLEVLEAIRKATEDACPVGVRICLHEFTTFGYGLEYGLQMAHILEASGLVDYFNADAGSFSSYWMEIPPAAVASGDFQTLNGELKRASRLPVVAFGRISPPQRAEEMLRAGQADLIGMARQFIADPETPNKLAAGRAELVRLCVACNDACIYQVGQEKPVRCIHNPGAGREREINERFVAQSGRSRRVVVVGGGPAGLKVAEIAAKRGHRVTLLEREDALGGQIRLAARQPEHAIIGEVTRYLEAAVADLGVDVRLGLTATRAMLQGLAPEVIVIATGSEPNLPNQGSDGAQRARALGRQVLPGVPGLDQPFVVSSDRVLSGKVELSGTVLVVDDNGHWEGAGTAEYLADRGCRVEVIASHPLVGEDIEAGTRTLFYRRAAIKGIRLRPNTMLLEIGRHRAKIAGTFSCEDTQGWKKYLLVPGKGEWVEGIDWVVPIIGRRSREDLFLELKEAAEFNDVRIERVGDCVAPRLVQSTIVEAFMLAQAL from the coding sequence ATGAGCGCTTCAACCTCGCCCCTCCCTGATGCGTTTCAGCGGTTTTCGATGGCGTTAAGCCCGTTTCGCATCCGCGACGTCGCGCTCCGGAACCGTTTCGTCTTTCAGCCCCATTTCACCGCCCTGGGCACCTGGGACGGCCAGCCGAGCGATGCCCACGTCGCCTATCACGAAGAGCGCGCCCGCGGTGGCGTCGCCCTGATCATCTTTGAAAGCCAGGCGATCCATCCCACCGGCAAGATGTCCCGCCGCTTCATCAACGCGTGGGACCCGGCGGTCATCCCGCTGCTGCGCAACGTCACGGATGCCGTGCATGCGCACGGTGCGAAGATCTTCAGCCAACTGACCCACGGGGGCCACACCTCGCTCGAGCATCCGCCGCACATCATGTGGGCGCCGACTCAGATGCCCGAACCCTCAAGCCATTTCACCACGAAAGCGATGGACGAGGACGACATCCGCGCCGTAATCGAGGGCTTCGCGGTCAGCGCGCGGAATGCTGCCGAGGCCGGCTTCGACGGGATCGAGATCAAGGTGGCGCACGACGGGCTGCTGCGCTCGTTCGCCTCTCCCTTCTTCAACCAACGAACCGACCGGTACGGCGGCTCATTTGAGAACCGCATGCGGCTGTCACTCGAAGTTCTTGAAGCGATCAGAAAAGCAACGGAAGACGCTTGCCCCGTCGGCGTGCGCATTTGTCTGCACGAATTCACGACTTTCGGCTACGGCCTTGAGTACGGCTTGCAGATGGCGCACATCCTGGAAGCGAGCGGGCTTGTAGATTACTTCAATGCCGACGCGGGTTCGTTTTCGAGCTACTGGATGGAAATTCCGCCGGCGGCCGTTGCCTCAGGCGATTTTCAGACGCTCAACGGCGAACTTAAACGCGCGAGCCGCCTGCCTGTCGTCGCGTTCGGGCGCATCAGCCCGCCGCAGCGTGCAGAGGAAATGCTGCGGGCCGGTCAGGCCGACCTCATCGGAATGGCGCGCCAGTTCATCGCGGATCCCGAGACGCCGAATAAGCTTGCCGCCGGCCGTGCTGAGCTTGTGCGACTGTGCGTCGCCTGCAACGACGCGTGCATCTACCAGGTCGGCCAGGAAAAGCCGGTTCGCTGCATCCACAACCCGGGCGCAGGCCGTGAACGCGAAATTAACGAGCGGTTCGTGGCCCAAAGCGGTCGTTCGCGGCGCGTTGTGGTCGTCGGGGGCGGGCCGGCCGGCCTCAAGGTCGCGGAGATTGCGGCGAAGCGGGGCCACCGGGTGACGCTGCTCGAGCGTGAGGACGCCCTTGGGGGCCAGATCCGGCTCGCGGCGAGGCAGCCGGAGCACGCGATCATCGGGGAGGTTACCCGGTACCTCGAGGCTGCCGTAGCCGATCTGGGCGTCGACGTCCGGCTCGGCCTGACGGCGACGCGCGCAATGCTGCAGGGGTTAGCGCCGGAGGTGATCGTGATCGCAACCGGCTCGGAGCCGAACCTGCCTAACCAGGGGAGCGACGGCGCACAGCGCGCGCGGGCGCTTGGCCGGCAGGTGCTGCCGGGCGTGCCCGGCCTTGATCAGCCGTTCGTCGTCTCGTCGGACCGCGTCCTGTCGGGAAAGGTGGAACTCAGCGGGACGGTGCTCGTGGTCGATGACAATGGCCACTGGGAGGGCGCCGGCACGGCAGAATACCTGGCCGACCGGGGCTGTCGAGTCGAAGTGATCGCCTCGCACCCCTTAGTCGGCGAGGACATCGAAGCCGGTACCCGGACTCTCTTCTACCGGCGTGCCGCAATCAAAGGCATCCGCCTGCGTCCGAACACGATGCTGCTGGAAATCGGCCGCCACCGGGCCAAAATCGCCGGCACCTTCAGCTGCGAGGATACGCAGGGCTGGAAGAAGTACCTCCTGGTGCCGGGCAAAGGGGAGTGGGTCGAGGGGATCGACTGGGTGGTTCCGATTATCGGGCGGCGGTCGCGAGAAGACCTGTTCCTGGAGTTGAAGGAGGCAGCCGAGTTCAACGACGTCCGGATCGAACGAGTCGGCGATTGCGTGGCGCCGCGATTGGTTCAAAGTACGATCGTCGAAGCATTCATGCTGGCACAAGCCTTGTAA